The following is a genomic window from Mycolicibacterium sp. TY81.
AGTGCGCCAAGGCGTTCCGCGTCGGCAGCGTCCAGCTCGCGGTCGCCGAGCACGTCCAGCAGGTGCTCCATGCCCTTGTCCAGCGCGCCACCGGCGGCCATCGCGACGCGCTCGTTGGCCAGCGTGGTGCGGGCCAGGGCCCAGCCGCCGTCGATGGGACCGATGACGCAGTCGTCCGGCACGAACAGGTCGTCCAGGAAGACCTCGTTGAACAGCGCTTCGCCGGTGATCTCGCGCAGCGGACGGATGTCGATACCGGGCGAGCTCATATCGACGACGAAGTAGGTGATGCCCTTGTGCTTCGGCGCGTCAGGATTGGTGCGCGCCAGGCAGATTCCCCAGTTGGCGCGGTGCGCATTGGAGGTCCATACCTTCTGGCCCGTCAGCTTCCAGCCGCCGTCGACCTTGACGGCCTTGGTGCGCAGGGCCGCCAGGTCCGAGCCGGCGCCCGGTTCACTGAACAGCTGGCACCAGTACACGTCGCCGGTCAGCGTGCCGGGGATGAAGCGGTCGATCTGCTCGGGCGTGCCGTGACCGAGGATGGTCGGCGCGGCCCACCAGCCGATCGAAATGTCCGGGCGCACAACGCTTGCGGCACTGAGCTCGTCGTCGATCACCAGCTGCTCGCCCGGCGACGCCGCGCGGCCGTACGGCGCGGGCCAGTGCGGCGCCATCAGTCCGGCCTCGGCCAGCGCGGCCTGATGCTTCTCGACGGGCAGTGCCGCGATCTGGGCCACCACGGCGGCGATCTCGGGACGGATCGTCTCGGCCGCACCGGTGTCGACGTGCAGCTGACGACGCAGCCCCGCACGGGTCAGCGCGGCCACGCGGCGCAGCCAGCTGCCGTGGCCGCCGAGGATCTGCGACGTGGCGTAGGCGCGCCGCAGGTACAGGTGGGCGTCGTGCTCCCACGTGAAGCCGATGCCACCGAGCACCTGAATGCAGTCGCGGCCATTGTGTTTCGCAGCGTCGATGGCGGCCGCGGCGGCCACCGCGGCGGCGATGGAGAGCTGCGTGGCATCGCCTTCCACAGCGGCCTCGGCGACATCGCTTGCGGCGACGGCGATCTGCTGCGAACGCAGCAGCATCTCGGCGCACATG
Proteins encoded in this region:
- a CDS encoding acyl-CoA dehydrogenase, coding for MVSITSTTIDSERAEVREMVRSWAVASGSIAAVRAMEGGAENVVDAWRGPYGGLVELGTLGVAVPEDLGGAGGSIADLCVMVDEAAAALVPGPVATTALATLVITDAALLEALASGQRTAGLALTSDIAFDGQVATGTAKFVLGALPDGLLILPAGDTWILVDAAAAGVTVTPLEATDFSRPLARVELAGAAATVLDAPVADLAVTVLAAEAAGLARWQLETAAEYAKVREQFGKPIGSFQAVKHMCAEMLLRSQQIAVAASDVAEAAVEGDATQLSIAAAVAAAAAIDAAKHNGRDCIQVLGGIGFTWEHDAHLYLRRAYATSQILGGHGSWLRRVAALTRAGLRRQLHVDTGAAETIRPEIAAVVAQIAALPVEKHQAALAEAGLMAPHWPAPYGRAASPGEQLVIDDELSAASVVRPDISIGWWAAPTILGHGTPEQIDRFIPGTLTGDVYWCQLFSEPGAGSDLAALRTKAVKVDGGWKLTGQKVWTSNAHRANWGICLARTNPDAPKHKGITYFVVDMSSPGIDIRPLREITGEALFNEVFLDDLFVPDDCVIGPIDGGWALARTTLANERVAMAAGGALDKGMEHLLDVLGDRELDAADAERLGALIVAAQVGSLLDQLTAQMAVGGHDPGAPSSVRKLIGVRYRQTLAETIMDAHDGSGIEDSPDVRYFLNTRCLSIAGGTEQILLTVAGERLLGLPR